The following are encoded in a window of Gramella sp. MT6 genomic DNA:
- the rnhA gene encoding ribonuclease HI: MHTPEVHIYTDGAARGNPGPGGFGIVMEWVGKPYKKEFAQGFKLTTNNRMELMAVIVAISKLKNPGTQATVFTDSKYVADAVNKGWVFGWEKKNFVNRKNSDLWKAFLKVYRRHKVKFQWIKGHNDHPQNERCDALAVIASKGKNLLEDTGYKA, from the coding sequence GTGCATACCCCCGAAGTTCATATTTACACCGATGGCGCAGCAAGAGGCAACCCGGGACCAGGAGGTTTTGGGATTGTGATGGAGTGGGTTGGAAAACCTTATAAAAAAGAATTTGCTCAGGGATTTAAACTTACCACCAATAACCGAATGGAATTAATGGCTGTAATTGTGGCCATAAGCAAACTTAAAAATCCCGGTACACAAGCTACGGTATTCACAGATTCAAAGTATGTTGCAGATGCTGTGAACAAAGGTTGGGTATTTGGTTGGGAGAAAAAGAACTTTGTAAATCGAAAGAACAGCGACCTCTGGAAAGCATTTTTAAAAGTTTACCGCAGACATAAGGTGAAATTTCAATGGATAAAGGGTCATAACGACCATCCGCAAAATGAACGCTGCGACGCTTTAGCAGTAATAGCTTCCAAAGGAAAGAACCTTCTTGAAGATACCGGTTACAAAGCTTAA
- a CDS encoding OmpA family protein yields the protein MKHLSKIVLASLLILGFTSVKAQDADNPWAIGIGTNAVDFYPVGEDAPLGGMFDEYFNSGDHWNVLPAVSKLSVSRYIGAGFVGELSGTINQIENYGDRSVGDLAYYAVDLSADYSLRAMLNGGWFDPVVGIGGGYTWIGDQGGQDIDNADAATLNGKVGLNFWFSDNVALSLESKYKHAFEPESAKHFQHSAGIKFMFGGKDTDGDGIYDKYDECPEEPGLEEFNGCPDTDGDGIEDRQDACPEKAGLAEFDGCPDTDGDGIADPDDDCPEEAGLAELNGCPDADGDGVRDGEDNCPDEAGPAENDGCPWPDTDGDGILDKDDDCPEEAGPAASNGCPEPTAEVISELNEYSKTVLFDLNKATIRPESEEALQSIVDIMNEYSTTIFHVEGHTDSSGSDAYNMKLSKERAASVATWLEEHGVPAKRLTSEGYGETQPIATNSTAAGRQENRRVEISLDKDREMKDTSNEE from the coding sequence ATGAAACATCTTAGCAAAATTGTACTTGCCTCATTACTGATATTGGGCTTTACTTCGGTTAAGGCACAGGATGCTGACAACCCATGGGCAATTGGTATTGGTACCAATGCTGTCGATTTCTATCCTGTAGGGGAAGATGCTCCTCTTGGTGGTATGTTCGATGAATACTTCAATTCAGGAGATCACTGGAATGTGTTACCAGCTGTATCTAAACTTTCCGTTTCCAGATATATCGGAGCAGGATTTGTTGGGGAATTAAGCGGTACAATTAATCAAATCGAAAATTATGGTGATAGATCTGTGGGAGATCTTGCATACTATGCAGTTGACCTTAGTGCAGACTATAGCCTTAGAGCAATGCTAAATGGCGGATGGTTTGATCCGGTTGTTGGTATTGGTGGTGGTTACACCTGGATAGGTGACCAAGGTGGACAGGATATCGATAATGCTGATGCTGCTACTCTTAACGGAAAAGTTGGATTAAACTTCTGGTTCTCAGATAACGTTGCACTTTCTTTAGAGTCTAAGTATAAGCATGCTTTCGAACCTGAGAGCGCTAAACATTTCCAACATTCTGCTGGAATTAAATTCATGTTCGGTGGTAAAGATACTGACGGAGATGGAATCTATGATAAATATGATGAGTGTCCAGAGGAGCCAGGACTTGAAGAGTTCAACGGTTGTCCTGATACTGACGGTGACGGAATCGAAGATCGTCAGGATGCTTGTCCAGAAAAAGCTGGTTTAGCTGAATTTGATGGTTGTCCTGATACTGACGGTGACGGAATCGCAGATCCAGATGACGACTGTCCAGAAGAAGCTGGTCTTGCTGAACTAAACGGTTGTCCTGATGCTGATGGTGATGGTGTAAGAGATGGTGAAGATAACTGTCCAGACGAAGCTGGTCCTGCTGAAAACGACGGATGTCCTTGGCCTGATACTGATGGTGACGGAATCCTAGATAAAGATGATGACTGTCCAGAAGAAGCTGGTCCTGCTGCATCTAACGGATGTCCAGAGCCAACTGCTGAAGTAATTTCTGAATTGAACGAATATTCTAAAACTGTTCTTTTCGATCTTAACAAGGCGACTATCAGACCAGAATCTGAAGAGGCTTTACAATCTATCGTTGATATCATGAATGAGTATTCTACTACTATTTTCCACGTAGAAGGTCATACAGATAGCTCTGGTAGTGATGCTTACAACATGAAGCTTTCAAAAGAGCGTGCTGCATCTGTAGCTACTTGGTTAGAAGAGCATGGTGTACCTGCGAAGAGATTAACTTCTGAAGGTTACGGTGAAACTCAGCCAATTGCTACTAACAGTACAGCTGCTGGAAGACAAGAAAACAGACGTGTTGAAATTTCTCTAGATAAAGACAGAGAGATGAAAGACACTTCTAACGAAGAATAG
- a CDS encoding UvrD-helicase domain-containing protein: MKNSFNIYNASAGSGKTFTLVKEYLSLLFTSSKKDRYKNILAITFTNKAVGEMKKRIIDSLAEFSKPGNDHEENALLNIISEETGLSPQELRIKSAEILKSIIHNYAAFEISTIDGFTHRVLRTFARDLGIPMNFEVELSADEVLLEAVESLINRAGSDKKLTKVLIDYTLSKTDDDKSWDISRDLFQISKLLINENHQKSIQTLKGKTLEDFEKFGRKLHSDIKTAEETLKLSSETFFDLIESSGIQESDFSGQYVPKHFRKLQSGDGSVNFSAKWAENIEDQPLYPKKASEDAKRALDGNQDKIVEIFNTGKRAYFQKEFLGEIKKNLVQLSLLNEINREVEAIKKDRNLVLISEFNPKISEQVKDQPVPFIYERLGERYEHYFIDEFQDTSTMQWENLIPLVGNKLDSADAAGLTIVGDAKQSIYRWRGGRAEQLIDLSNLKTLPFQTQQKVVNLPDNFRSGSEVVNFNNSFFRYAASMLNYPEYSELFDNSAQTPKKGDYGYVNIEFIQAENREEEFEIYPQKILEIIKDLDLKGFNRKEVCILTRRRSEGIAVAEYLSENSVPVISSETLLLSQSPEVRFIVDLLFYSMNPDDDKAKLSIYDYLAEKLVPEEDIHKILIQNLSKNGASFFEWLKDYDLEFDLTQLKKLSLYESVEYIIRSFNLVQDSDAYIQFFLDFVFETAQKTSNGLGDFLEKWEQKKDKLSIVVPEADNAVQIMTIHKSKGLEFPVVIYPFANSDLQDTRNDNLWLDINDENIPIAYVSASQKMLNWNENASSKFQDLIYKNELDTLNVLYVACTRAAQQLYILSNHNEKPKKSPNVSDMLADFIRSAGKWDDGLIYEFGNPEKTIASKHSENSSIEASKYYSSPTQNQAVNIVTRSGSLWDSKQQEAIEKGEIAHEILARINKKEDLYASVEWAVNNGIITKESRDEITRLINSIIEHPELQKFFSMEAKNLNEKELITTSGKRLRPDRLNFDGNKVSIIDYKTGGFVDTHTQQILEYANALRDMGYLIEKCLLIYTNNPIIIKNV; this comes from the coding sequence TTGAAAAACTCCTTTAATATTTATAATGCTTCTGCAGGTTCTGGTAAAACCTTTACCCTGGTAAAAGAATACCTCTCCCTTTTGTTTACATCTTCTAAAAAGGATCGCTATAAAAATATCCTTGCTATTACTTTTACCAACAAGGCGGTGGGGGAAATGAAAAAAAGGATCATAGATAGCCTGGCTGAATTTTCAAAACCGGGAAACGATCATGAAGAAAATGCCTTATTAAATATTATTTCTGAAGAGACCGGCCTTTCTCCTCAGGAACTTAGAATCAAATCTGCCGAAATACTAAAAAGCATTATTCATAATTATGCCGCTTTTGAGATCTCCACGATCGATGGATTTACTCACAGGGTTCTAAGAACCTTCGCCAGAGACCTGGGCATCCCCATGAATTTTGAAGTAGAACTAAGCGCTGATGAAGTTCTTTTGGAAGCCGTAGAAAGTTTAATAAACAGGGCAGGAAGCGATAAAAAATTAACTAAGGTTTTAATCGATTATACACTGTCTAAAACCGATGATGATAAAAGCTGGGACATTAGCCGCGACCTTTTCCAGATATCAAAATTGCTCATCAATGAAAATCATCAGAAATCAATTCAAACGCTGAAAGGCAAAACACTGGAAGATTTCGAGAAATTCGGAAGAAAATTGCATTCAGATATTAAAACTGCTGAAGAAACTTTAAAACTATCCTCAGAAACCTTTTTTGATCTTATCGAAAGTAGCGGGATTCAGGAATCAGATTTTAGCGGACAGTATGTACCAAAACATTTCAGAAAGTTACAATCTGGCGATGGGTCTGTAAATTTCAGTGCCAAATGGGCTGAAAATATAGAAGATCAGCCCTTATATCCTAAAAAAGCAAGTGAAGATGCAAAAAGAGCCCTGGATGGCAACCAGGATAAAATCGTAGAAATATTCAATACTGGTAAAAGAGCATATTTCCAGAAGGAATTTTTAGGTGAGATTAAAAAAAATCTCGTGCAATTATCACTGCTTAACGAGATCAACAGAGAAGTTGAGGCTATTAAAAAGGACCGAAACCTCGTTCTTATTTCAGAATTCAATCCAAAAATAAGTGAACAGGTAAAAGATCAGCCGGTTCCTTTTATATATGAGCGCCTGGGAGAGAGGTATGAGCATTATTTCATCGACGAATTCCAGGATACTTCCACCATGCAGTGGGAAAACCTTATTCCGTTGGTTGGTAACAAACTTGACTCTGCCGATGCTGCTGGTTTAACTATCGTTGGTGATGCCAAGCAAAGTATATATAGATGGCGTGGCGGAAGAGCCGAGCAACTTATTGACCTTAGCAACCTTAAAACTTTACCTTTTCAAACTCAACAGAAGGTTGTGAATCTACCAGATAACTTTAGAAGTGGTTCTGAAGTGGTTAATTTCAACAACAGTTTTTTCAGGTATGCCGCATCTATGCTCAATTATCCGGAATATTCAGAATTATTCGATAATTCAGCTCAAACCCCTAAGAAAGGGGATTATGGTTATGTGAATATAGAATTTATTCAGGCAGAGAACCGTGAAGAAGAGTTTGAGATTTACCCTCAAAAGATCCTTGAGATCATCAAAGACCTGGACCTAAAAGGCTTTAATCGAAAAGAGGTTTGTATTCTTACGCGAAGAAGGAGCGAAGGAATTGCGGTAGCTGAATATTTGAGTGAGAATTCCGTACCGGTGATTTCCTCGGAAACGCTTCTCCTATCACAATCCCCAGAAGTCAGGTTTATTGTAGACCTTTTGTTCTATTCCATGAACCCGGATGATGATAAGGCAAAATTGAGTATCTATGACTACCTGGCTGAAAAATTAGTTCCGGAGGAAGATATTCATAAAATACTGATTCAAAATTTATCTAAAAATGGAGCATCCTTTTTCGAATGGCTTAAAGACTATGATCTAGAATTTGACCTCACCCAGTTAAAAAAACTATCTCTTTACGAATCTGTTGAATACATTATTCGATCTTTTAACCTTGTTCAGGATTCTGACGCCTACATCCAATTCTTCCTGGATTTCGTTTTTGAAACGGCACAGAAAACTTCTAACGGACTCGGAGATTTTTTAGAAAAATGGGAGCAGAAAAAAGATAAACTAAGTATTGTGGTGCCTGAGGCTGATAATGCCGTGCAGATAATGACCATCCATAAATCTAAAGGACTGGAGTTTCCCGTAGTCATCTATCCTTTCGCAAATTCAGATCTTCAGGATACGCGAAATGATAATTTATGGCTGGACATCAATGATGAAAATATTCCCATCGCATACGTTAGCGCTTCCCAGAAAATGCTGAACTGGAATGAAAACGCTTCCTCTAAATTCCAGGATCTTATCTACAAAAATGAACTTGACACCTTAAATGTTTTATATGTAGCGTGCACCAGAGCCGCACAACAATTGTATATATTATCCAACCATAATGAGAAACCAAAAAAGTCTCCCAACGTTTCAGATATGCTGGCAGATTTTATAAGATCTGCAGGTAAATGGGATGACGGCCTTATATATGAATTTGGAAATCCAGAGAAAACCATAGCGTCTAAGCATTCTGAAAATTCAAGTATAGAGGCTTCAAAATACTATTCTTCGCCTACACAGAACCAGGCAGTGAATATCGTGACCCGTTCTGGTTCATTATGGGATTCTAAACAACAGGAAGCAATTGAAAAAGGGGAGATCGCCCATGAGATCCTGGCCAGGATCAATAAAAAGGAAGATCTTTACGCCTCTGTGGAGTGGGCTGTAAATAATGGGATTATTACTAAAGAATCCCGGGATGAAATTACCAGACTCATCAATAGTATCATCGAACATCCGGAACTTCAAAAATTCTTTTCTATGGAAGCAAAAAACCTGAATGAAAAGGAATTGATCACCACTTCGGGTAAAAGATTAAGACCAGACAGGTTAAATTTTGACGGTAATAAAGTTAGTATAATAGATTATAAGACTGGAGGATTTGTAGATACACATACCCAGCAGATTTTAGAATATGCTAACGCACTGCGTGATATGGGCTATTTAATTGAGAAATGTTTATTGATCTACACTAATAACCCAATTATCATTAAGAATGTATAA
- the kbl gene encoding glycine C-acetyltransferase, producing the protein MYGDIKEHLEKEIEEIKEAGLYKKERIITSPQDAVIKIASGQEVINFCANNYLGLSSHPEVIKAAKDTLDSHGFGMSSVRFICGTQDIHKELEQKISDFYGTEDTILYAACFDANGGIFEPLLTKEDAIISDSLNHASIIDGVRLCKAARYRYQNGDMEDLEKQLKDANEKGARYKLIVTDGVFSMDGLVAPLDKICDLADKYDAMVMIDECHATGFIGEQGIGTLEEKGVLGRIDIITGTLGKALGGAMGGYTTAKKEIIEILRQRSRPYLFSNSLAPAIVGASIKVFDMLKTDDSLRKKLQENTTYFKKGIKDAGFEIIDGESAIVPVMLHDAKLSQDMADKLLEEGIYVIGFFYPVVPKGKARIRVQLSAAHNKEHLDQAINAFKKVGKELGVI; encoded by the coding sequence ATGTACGGAGACATAAAAGAGCATTTAGAAAAAGAGATTGAAGAAATAAAAGAAGCCGGACTTTATAAGAAAGAAAGGATCATTACGAGCCCACAGGATGCGGTAATCAAGATTGCTTCCGGGCAGGAAGTAATTAACTTCTGTGCCAATAACTACCTTGGACTATCTTCACATCCTGAGGTTATCAAGGCGGCGAAAGATACCCTTGATTCTCATGGGTTTGGTATGTCCAGTGTTCGTTTTATTTGCGGTACCCAGGATATTCATAAGGAACTGGAACAAAAGATTTCAGATTTCTACGGGACTGAGGACACTATCCTTTATGCTGCTTGTTTCGATGCAAACGGGGGTATTTTTGAACCATTATTAACTAAAGAGGATGCTATTATCTCAGATTCTCTTAACCACGCATCAATTATAGATGGGGTAAGACTTTGTAAGGCTGCACGTTATCGCTATCAGAATGGCGATATGGAAGACCTTGAAAAGCAATTAAAAGATGCAAACGAAAAGGGCGCCCGATACAAACTTATAGTAACCGATGGTGTATTCTCAATGGATGGCCTGGTTGCCCCATTGGATAAAATTTGTGACCTGGCAGATAAATATGATGCCATGGTAATGATAGACGAATGTCACGCTACCGGTTTCATTGGTGAGCAAGGAATCGGGACCCTTGAAGAAAAAGGAGTTTTGGGGAGGATCGATATTATTACCGGAACCCTTGGTAAAGCTCTTGGTGGGGCTATGGGTGGCTACACAACAGCTAAAAAAGAGATCATCGAGATTTTGAGACAAAGATCAAGACCATATTTGTTTTCAAATTCACTGGCACCAGCGATCGTGGGAGCATCTATCAAGGTATTTGATATGTTGAAAACAGATGACAGCCTAAGGAAGAAATTACAGGAAAACACCACTTATTTCAAAAAAGGAATCAAGGATGCCGGTTTTGAGATCATTGATGGTGAATCTGCAATTGTTCCGGTGATGCTTCATGACGCAAAACTTTCACAGGACATGGCAGATAAATTACTGGAAGAAGGAATTTATGTAATTGGGTTCTTTTATCCGGTAGTTCCAAAAGGAAAAGCAAGAATACGAGTGCAACTATCTGCAGCTCACAATAAAGAGCATTTAGACCAAGCAATTAATGCATTTAAAAAGGTTGGAAAAGAGTTAGGTGTTATTTAA
- a CDS encoding superoxide dismutase: MAFELPKLKYAFDALEPNIDAKTMEIHHGKHHAGYTKKLNDAIEGTDLEGKNIENILKNLDMSNKAVRNNGGGFYNHSLFWEIMSPNGGGKPEGELADAIDSAYGSFEAFKEEFSKAAAGQFGSGWAWLCVHSGGKVEVCSTPNQDNPIMPEVGCGGTPILGIDVWEHAYYLNYQNKRPEYIDAFFNVIDWKEVASRYAKAK, translated from the coding sequence ATGGCTTTTGAGTTACCAAAATTAAAATATGCTTTTGATGCATTGGAACCAAATATTGATGCTAAGACTATGGAAATACACCATGGTAAGCATCACGCAGGTTACACTAAGAAATTAAATGACGCTATTGAGGGAACAGACCTGGAAGGAAAAAATATCGAGAATATCTTAAAGAATCTTGATATGTCTAACAAGGCTGTTCGTAATAATGGTGGAGGTTTTTATAACCACAGCCTTTTTTGGGAGATCATGTCTCCGAACGGGGGAGGTAAACCTGAAGGTGAACTTGCTGATGCTATAGATAGCGCATATGGTTCCTTTGAGGCTTTTAAAGAAGAATTTTCTAAAGCAGCTGCAGGTCAGTTTGGATCTGGATGGGCCTGGCTATGTGTACATAGCGGAGGTAAAGTAGAAGTTTGTTCTACTCCAAACCAGGATAACCCAATCATGCCGGAAGTTGGATGTGGAGGAACACCAATTTTAGGGATCGATGTTTGGGAACATGCTTATTACCTGAATTATCAAAATAAGCGTCCGGAATATATTGATGCGTTCTTTAATGTGATAGACTGGAAAGAAGTTGCCAGTCGTTATGCTAAAGCGAAATAG
- a CDS encoding amidophosphoribosyltransferase → MSDALKHECGIAHIRLLKPLDYYKEKYGTAFYGVNKMYLMMEKQHNRGQDGAGFASIKLNTIPGERYISRVRSNKAQPIQDIFEQINQRINDEIKENPEYADDTDLQKRYIPYLGEVFLGHVRYGTFGKNSIESVHPFLRQNNWMHRNLIVAGNFNMTNVNKLFNNLVELGQHPKERADTVTVMEKIGHFLDDEVRKLYKKLKKEGYSKVQASPIIAEKLNVAKILRKSSKNWDGGYAMAGLIGHGDSFVLRDPAGIRPAYYYKDDEIVVVASERPVIQTVFNVDFNDVHELPPGNAIITKKNGEVSIKEIIEPLERKACSFERIYFSRGSDAEIYQERKMLGRLLMPDVLKSIEHDTLKTVFSFIPNTAETSFYGMVEAAQDELNKQKNEAILEEKETLTDARLQEILSHRLRTEKIAIKDVKLRTFITEDSSRDDLVAHVYDVTYGVVKTDDNLVIIDDSIVRGTTLKKSIIKMMDRLKPKKIVVVSSAPQIRYPDCYGIDMARLEDLVAFRAALELLKDEGKYEIVEKVYNKCKQQVDLDDREVQNFVKEIYDPFTDQEISDKISELLCDKDVNAEVKVIYQTVENLHKACPKNLGDWYFTGDYPTAGGNRVVNRAFMNFFEGKKDRAY, encoded by the coding sequence ATGAGTGATGCTTTAAAACACGAATGCGGAATTGCCCATATAAGGCTTCTAAAACCTCTGGATTATTATAAAGAGAAATATGGGACTGCATTTTACGGGGTGAATAAAATGTACCTGATGATGGAAAAACAGCATAACCGGGGGCAGGATGGCGCCGGTTTTGCAAGCATCAAACTCAATACCATCCCTGGCGAACGTTATATTAGCCGGGTACGATCAAATAAGGCACAACCTATTCAGGATATTTTTGAGCAGATCAATCAAAGGATCAATGATGAAATAAAAGAAAATCCGGAATATGCCGACGACACCGACCTTCAGAAAAGATATATTCCATATCTGGGCGAGGTATTCCTTGGACATGTTAGGTACGGCACCTTTGGCAAGAACAGCATCGAAAGTGTACATCCTTTTCTTAGACAGAATAACTGGATGCACAGGAATCTAATCGTTGCCGGTAACTTCAACATGACCAACGTAAACAAGCTCTTCAATAATCTTGTTGAACTGGGACAGCATCCAAAAGAACGAGCTGATACGGTTACCGTCATGGAAAAGATTGGTCATTTTCTAGATGATGAGGTAAGAAAACTTTATAAAAAATTAAAAAAGGAAGGCTATTCTAAGGTACAAGCATCTCCCATTATCGCAGAAAAATTAAATGTTGCCAAGATCTTGAGGAAATCTTCCAAAAACTGGGATGGTGGTTACGCAATGGCCGGATTGATTGGTCATGGTGATTCATTCGTTTTACGTGATCCTGCAGGAATAAGACCAGCCTATTATTATAAGGATGATGAGATCGTTGTAGTGGCTTCGGAAAGACCAGTGATCCAAACAGTTTTTAACGTAGACTTCAATGATGTGCATGAATTACCTCCTGGGAATGCAATCATCACAAAAAAGAATGGTGAGGTTTCGATCAAAGAAATAATCGAACCATTGGAAAGAAAGGCTTGTTCTTTCGAAAGAATCTATTTTTCCAGAGGAAGCGATGCAGAGATCTACCAGGAAAGAAAAATGCTAGGTAGACTTTTAATGCCAGACGTTTTAAAGTCTATAGAACATGATACATTAAAAACCGTCTTCTCATTTATTCCGAATACTGCTGAAACATCTTTCTACGGCATGGTGGAGGCAGCCCAGGATGAACTAAACAAACAAAAGAACGAAGCTATACTCGAGGAAAAGGAGACTTTAACCGATGCAAGGCTTCAGGAAATACTTTCACATCGATTAAGAACTGAAAAGATCGCTATAAAAGATGTGAAGCTCAGAACCTTTATTACCGAGGACAGCAGCCGTGATGATCTGGTCGCCCACGTATATGATGTTACTTATGGCGTTGTAAAGACAGATGATAACCTAGTCATTATAGATGATAGTATTGTGAGAGGTACAACTCTTAAGAAGAGTATCATAAAAATGATGGACCGGTTAAAACCGAAAAAGATCGTGGTAGTTTCATCTGCTCCTCAAATTAGATATCCAGATTGTTATGGTATAGATATGGCTAGACTGGAAGATCTAGTGGCTTTTAGAGCGGCCCTGGAACTATTGAAGGATGAAGGGAAATATGAAATCGTAGAAAAGGTATATAATAAATGTAAACAACAGGTAGACCTGGATGATCGTGAAGTTCAAAACTTTGTTAAGGAAATATACGATCCGTTTACAGACCAGGAAATATCTGATAAGATCTCTGAGCTTCTTTGTGATAAAGATGTAAATGCAGAAGTAAAAGTGATCTACCAGACCGTGGAAAACCTGCATAAGGCCTGTCCGAAAAATCTTGGAGACTGGTACTTTACCGGAGATTATCCAACCGCAGGGGGGAACAGGGTTGTGAATCGTGCATTTATGAACTTTTTCGAAGGCAAAAAAGATAGAGCTTATTAA
- the purN gene encoding phosphoribosylglycinamide formyltransferase, with translation MSHKENAKPAKIIIFASGSGTNAENIIKFFQKSKNAEVAAVLSNRRSAGALKKAHDLNVKALLFDREALYHTNDVLNILKDMDPDLIVLAGFLWLFPSNIIQAFPNKIINIHPALLPKYGGKGMYGSKVHESVISEKEKESGITIHYVNEKYDEGQTIFQATTPIDDNDTPETLASKIHELEYRHFPEVIQQLLEKKN, from the coding sequence TTGAGCCACAAAGAGAATGCTAAGCCTGCTAAGATTATTATTTTTGCTTCAGGCTCTGGCACCAATGCCGAAAATATCATCAAATTTTTCCAAAAATCCAAGAATGCTGAAGTTGCAGCCGTTCTTTCTAACCGCAGATCTGCAGGTGCATTAAAAAAAGCACATGATCTAAATGTAAAGGCACTTTTATTCGACAGGGAAGCTCTTTATCATACTAATGATGTATTGAATATTTTAAAGGATATGGATCCGGATCTAATTGTTCTTGCCGGTTTTCTCTGGTTATTTCCTTCTAATATTATCCAGGCTTTCCCTAATAAGATCATTAATATTCACCCTGCCCTTTTGCCTAAATATGGAGGAAAGGGGATGTACGGCTCAAAAGTGCACGAAAGTGTAATTTCTGAAAAGGAAAAGGAAAGTGGCATTACCATTCATTATGTAAATGAGAAATATGATGAAGGCCAGACCATATTCCAGGCGACAACACCAATAGATGATAATGATACTCCGGAAACCCTCGCCAGTAAAATCCATGAACTGGAATACAGGCATTTCCCCGAGGTGATTCAGCAACTCCTAGAAAAGAAAAATTAG
- a CDS encoding PfkB family carbohydrate kinase encodes MSKLLIVGTVAFDAIETPFGKTDKILGGAATYIGLSASNFEVESAVVSVVGEDFPQEYLDLLKKNNINIEGVEVVKGGKTFFWSGKYHNDLNTRDTLDTQLNVLADFNPVVPETHKDAEFVMLGNLHPLVQLSVLEQVKNPKLVVLDTMNFWMDNALEDLMKVIEKVNVITINDEEARQLSGEYSLVKAARKIEQMGPKYVVIKKGEHGALLFHKEQIFFAPALPLEEVFDPTGAGDTFAGGFIGYLARTNDVSFENMKSAIIYGSNLASFCVEKFGTERMQSLTGSQMNERLNEFKKLTQFETQLD; translated from the coding sequence ATGAGCAAATTACTTATTGTTGGAACCGTCGCGTTCGATGCTATTGAAACTCCTTTTGGAAAAACTGACAAGATCCTGGGTGGTGCTGCTACCTACATAGGGCTTTCAGCTTCAAATTTTGAAGTTGAAAGTGCCGTGGTTTCTGTTGTTGGAGAAGATTTTCCGCAGGAATATCTTGATCTACTAAAGAAAAATAACATCAATATTGAAGGTGTGGAAGTTGTAAAAGGAGGAAAAACTTTCTTCTGGAGCGGTAAATACCACAACGATCTTAATACAAGAGACACTCTTGATACTCAACTTAATGTGCTTGCAGATTTTAATCCTGTAGTACCAGAAACTCACAAAGATGCTGAGTTCGTAATGCTTGGAAACCTACATCCACTAGTACAGCTAAGTGTTCTGGAACAGGTGAAAAACCCAAAACTAGTAGTATTGGATACTATGAATTTCTGGATGGACAATGCTTTGGAAGACCTGATGAAGGTGATTGAGAAAGTGAATGTGATCACGATAAATGATGAAGAGGCAAGACAACTTTCAGGAGAATATTCTCTGGTAAAAGCTGCCAGAAAGATTGAACAAATGGGACCCAAATATGTAGTGATCAAAAAAGGAGAACATGGAGCCCTTTTATTCCATAAAGAGCAGATCTTCTTTGCGCCGGCCTTACCGCTGGAAGAAGTATTTGATCCTACCGGAGCTGGAGACACTTTTGCAGGAGGCTTTATTGGTTATCTTGCCAGAACAAACGACGTCTCCTTTGAAAATATGAAAAGTGCCATTATATATGGTTCTAATCTTGCTTCCTTCTGTGTTGAAAAATTCGGGACAGAGAGGATGCAAAGCCTTACCGGCAGCCAAATGAACGAAAGGCTTAACGAGTTTAAGAAATTAACTCAATTCGAAACACAACTGGATTAA